In one window of Hyla sarda isolate aHylSar1 chromosome 1, aHylSar1.hap1, whole genome shotgun sequence DNA:
- the GLTP gene encoding glycolipid transfer protein isoform X2, with translation MCQGRVCQPTVHGTIHHPDCLGCTVFSPIKSDITGNITKIKNVYESNPTKFKTLQQMLEGEKEMHGAQWPKVGATLALMWLKRGLRFIQRLLQSMADGERDEQNPNLMKVNVTKAYEISLKKYHGWVVQKLFQAALSAAPYRDDFLKALSKGQNLKEEECIEKIRQFLVNYAPTIDAIYIMYNKMDAELDYKA, from the exons acTGCCTTGGATGCACTGTATTCTCTCCAATCAAATCTGATATAACAGGCAACATTACG aaaattaaaaatgtttatgaATCAAACCCCACTAAGTTCAAAACATTGCAGCAAATGTTGGAAGGAGAGAAGGAAATGCATGGGGCTCAATGGCCAAAAGTTGGTGCAACTCTGGCTTTGATGTGGTTGAAAAG GGGTCTAAGGTTTATTCAGCGATTATTACAAAGCATGGCTGATGGAGAAAGGGATGAACAAAACCCAAATCTCATGAAGGTTAATGTAACAAAGGCTTATGAGATTTCactcaaaaaataccatggcTGGGTCGTACAAAAATTATTCCAG GCTGCACTGAGTGCTGCTCCATATAGAGATGACTTCCTTAAGGCCCTTTCTAAAGGACAAAATCTGAAAGAAGAAGAGTGCATAGAGAAAATCCGCCAATTTTTGGTCAACTACGCCCCCACAATTGATGCAATATATATTATGTACAACAAGATGGATGCAGAGCTGGATTATAAAGCCTAA